In Papaver somniferum cultivar HN1 chromosome 1, ASM357369v1, whole genome shotgun sequence, a genomic segment contains:
- the LOC113317607 gene encoding TBC1 domain family member 22B-like yields MKNSTVEGEPSKKDTNSSSNLDSRFNQTLRNVQGLLKGRTFPGKVLLTRTTDPLDITTTSSSEYSPNIDKSYTEDNLGPGDIVGRSSEEIKSSRTTIDAMAKNPKLSKSQSEKLPEVPRSLSSGARATDSARVMKFSKELSGSTVILETLRELAWSGIPPYMRPNIWRLLLGYAPPNSDRRESVLARKRLEYLDCVAQYYDIPDTERSEDEISMLRQIAVDCPRTVPDVTFFQQIEVQKSLERILYTWAIRHPASGYVQGINDLVTPFLVVFLSEYLHGSIENWSILDLTPENISNIEADCYWCLSKLLDGMQDHYTFAQPGIQRLVFKLKELVRRIDEPVSKHMEEQDLEFLQFAFRWFNCLLIREIPFHLVTRLWDTYLAEGDALPEFLVYIFASFLLTWSDKLQKLDFQEMVMFLQHLPTHNWTHQELEMVLSRAFMWHTMFNSSPSHLTSS; encoded by the exons ATGAAGAACAGCACCGTAGAAGGTGAACCTTCAAAGAAGGATACAAACAGTTCTTCAAATCtagattcaagatttaatcaaacTCTCAGAAATGTTCAAGG GTTGCTTAAAGGTAGAACCTTCCCAGGAAAAGTTTTGCTGACTCGGACAACAGACCCTTTAGATATTACTACTACTAGTTCGTCAGAGTACTCTCCAAATATTGATAAGAGTTATACAGAAGATAATCTAGGACCAGGTGATATCGTAGGCAGGTCTTCTGAG GAAATTAAAAGTTCGCGTACGACAATAGATGCAATGGCTAAGAATCCCAAATTGTCGAAATCACAATCCGAGAAATTGCCCGAGGTTCCAAGGTCCTTGTCGTCTGGGGCTAGAGCTACAGATTCTGCTAGGGTGATGAAGTTCTCAAAGGAACTCTCTGGATCAACTGTAATATTAG AGACACTGCGTGAGTTAGCATGGAGTGGAATACCACCATATATGCGCCCTAATATATGGAGGCTTCTGTTG GGATATGCACCACCTAATTCAGATAGAAGGGAGAGTGTATTGGCGAGGAAACGGCTTGAATACCTTGACTGCGTGGCCCAATATTATGATATTCCTGATACTGAACGCTCTGAAGACGAGATTAGTATGCTCCGCCAG ATAGCTGTTGATTGTCCAAGAACTGTACCTGATGTGACTTTCTTTCAACAAATAGAAGTTCAGAAATCCCTGGAGCGCATCCTCTATACATG GGCCATTCGGCATCCAGCGAGTGGATATGTTCAAGGAATAAATGATCTGGTTACACCATTTCTAGTTGTTTTCTTGTCAGAATACTTGCATGGGAGCATCGAGAATTGGTCTATATTGGATTTAACTCCAGAGAATATATCAAACATAGAAGCTGATTGCTATTGGTGTTTATCTAAGTTACTTGACGGTATGCAAGACCACTACACATTTGCTCAACCAGGAATTCAGCGACTTGTATTTAAGCTGAAAGAATTGGTTCGCAGGATAGATG AACCTGTCTCAAAGCACATGGAGGAGCAAGATCTGGAGTTCCTTCAGTTTGCTTTCCGCTGGTTCAATTGTCTTTTAATACGCGAG ATACCTTTCCATCTTGTAACACGGCTGTGGGACACATATCTTGCAGAAGGAGATGCATTGCCTGAATTTCTTGTATACATTTTTGCCAGTTTTCTTTTAACG TGGTCAGACAAACTTCAGAAGCTTGATTTCCAAGAGATGGTGATGTTCCTTCAACACCTTCCAACTCATAACTGGACACACCAAGAGCTAGAGATGGTCCTTTCGAGAGCGTTCATGTGGCATACAATGTTCAACAGTTCTCCTAGTCACTTAACGAGCTCATAA
- the LOC113317615 gene encoding pentatricopeptide repeat-containing protein At1g62350-like, with amino-acid sequence MNTLQIGIPKMGFTETTTRFLLHNPNHHLPCSSSMVVSVSSSGFSRKSTIVCGLRSGPRKSLWRSRVLSSEAIQAVHSLKLARNSDKLDEVFSNRLSRLLKEDLIATLTELQRQNELELSLKVFGFVRKELWYKPDLSLYSDLIYMFGKNKLIETAEELFLELQREGLKPNTRTYTEMIGAFIQVDMIEKAMGLYASMKESGCAPDKLTLTILIRNLEKAGEEELASTVKKDCEEYVENPEEFLIEVAKNYPKRKAIVLV; translated from the exons ATGAATACTCTTCAAATTGGAATTCCCAAAATGGGTTTCACAGAAACCACCACCAGATTTCTTCTCCACAACCCGAACCACCACctcccatgttcttcttctatggTGGTATCCGTTTCAAGCAGTGGGTTTTCAAGGAAATCAACAATTGTGTGTGGATTGAGAAGTGGACCAAGAAAATCATTATGGAGGTCAAGGGTTTTATCATCAGAAGCCATACAAGCTGTTCATTCATTAAAGTTAGCAAGAAATTCAGATAAATTAGATGAGGTTTTTAGTAATAGATTAAGTAGGTTATTGAAGGAGGATTTGATTGCTACTTTGACTGAATTGCAGAGACAAAATGAATTAGAATTATCCCTAAAG GTTTTTGGGTTTGTCCGCAAAGAGCTGTGGTACAAACCTGATTTATCCTTATATTCTGACTTGATATACATGTTTGGTAAAAACAAACTGATTGAGACAGCTGAAGAACTTTTCTTAGAACTACAGAGAGAAGGTCTGAAGCCTAATACCAGGACTTACACAGAGATGATTGGAGCGTTTATACAAGTGGACATGATAGAGAAAGCAATGGGGTTATATGCCTCAATGAAGGAATCTGGCTGTGCTCCAGATAAGTTAACATTAACCATATTGATAAGGAACCTTGAGAaagctggtgaagaagaactagcctCTACAGTAAAAAAGGATTGCGAAGAATATGTCGAGAACCCAGAGGAATTCCTTATAGAAGTGGCAAAAAATTAT CCAAAGAGAAAAGCAATTGTGTTAGTCTAA